The Microtus pennsylvanicus isolate mMicPen1 chromosome 5, mMicPen1.hap1, whole genome shotgun sequence DNA segment AGAGCTACACATTGGAAAGTGAGATATTTCTGTATGCAATTTATGCAtcaattagaagaaaagaaagaaaagtaataaaaatgtgtataataaaaataactagcTGAATCTCCACAGACAACTTAATTGCTTCTACCCTGTAGGATTAGGAAGTTTAGACAATCTCATTGAATCACTCTCTAGAGGTCTCATGGTCTCTAGGAGGCCCCACGTCTCCTTGTATTGGCCTCTAAGTATAATTTAACTCAAAGTGATGTCATTTTAGGAGGCACACACCATATGCCATGCTTCACTGGCCATTAGTTTTTGATCTAAATGATCATCATTCTTAGCATCTAAAGGCCTTCTTGACCTGAATGAGGATTTGCTACAAGCCTTCAACTAAGGTCTAGAGAAACAAAGATAAATTCACACTGATCGACTTTTAATTACTAACCTCTTCATGAGAAGCTTTGTAGATCTTCACCATGTACAGGCACAATTTGTGGGCTACACAATTTTATTGTGTCCATGAAGCATGTTAGGATGAAGTCAGAGACTCTTCCAGAGATCCAAGAATTAATGGAGTAACCGGGCCTTAATCAGTGCTAATACTCTTTACTTCTCCATTCATTGTAGTAGAGTATTTGGGACTTTTTGACCACTGCCTGAGAGGGAGCTTCTCACACAGCACTTACACGCTATTCCATGGCTGATCTGGGAATTTCAGAATGCTATTCTAGATTGACTGTTCTCTCCTAGAAAACTGGTAAGCATCTATTCTCCATGAACTTTTCATAATTTTTGTCTGCAAAACCATCAAGGCAACTAAATTCACTGTAGGTTATTCTAAAAGAAGATTAGATGATTTCAATATGTTTTCAAAATCTGAGGTAAATCTAAAAATTTCCATAATAAGGAATGTAGATATTCTTATGACACATCATGCTTATTTCTCAGTAATgatgaacaaaacaaagcatacaTTATCCTAGCTGATTAAGCTATACTCTCACATTGTTAACTATGCATTTGCTTCTTATTAGAGGAAGgcaacaaggaaagaaaacatataatCTTCAAAGTGAAAGAATGCTTCCTTCATGACAAGAGTTGAAGTGTACTTTAACTTTTGCCCTGTGATCTCATGCCAATTAACACTAATACACCTACACATGTTGACAGTGGTATGAATAAAATTCACAGAATTTTAATTAGGTTGAAAACACCTTTAACTTTTGAATCttgaccttttttaaaaaactggacacataatttttagaatatatatacatttcaatTGTCAACTTCCTAATAGTAAAGAATGAAAATGCTACTTGTCTCCCAAAACTTAGATGCACAGGAACTTACAGATATATTTATAAAAGCTTTCATTACTGGTTGTAGAGTTAAGTATTTTCTAAGTTAATATTGTATTTGTTAAAGATAGAAAACAATGTTCAAATCAATCTTATAAATTGATGTTATGAGGATGAAAAGTCaggaataataattaatattggATGACTCTTCTTCAAAAGCTTCAATTATAATCAAGAAATTAAATATGCTCTTACTACATGAGAAGAGACTCAGATATAATAGCATCTAGGATGGAACTGTGAGGTGAAGACATCCCATAATTCAGGAATATTTCAACTTATGGACTCTAGTTTGGCTAAGGTATACCATTCATTGGAGATGAGATGATTAGTTAAAATCAATTCATCATATCAAAAGTAAAATACAGACTCACCTTGAATCATGGAATCACCAATCACATTTGTGGAAGAAGAATGGACTGACACCATCAGAAAGCTTAGAAAATCCTAGTGGCTTTAATATAGAAAGAAACAATTTGGAGACAgctattcatttttgtttttattatttaaaataattttaaagtttaaatgtattttggtcatattttcCCCTCCCACAAGTCCTTCCACATTggagagaaaaattttaaaatgggaaatcTTTACTGAAAATCAAAGTCTTGTGTGTCAGCATCCACATTGATCAAACCAGTATATACAATACTAGGAAAGTTTAACAGTAACATGATAAACAAAACTTTCCTGACTGTGCTGAGCACACATTTTTCTGCCTTTTACATATTAGTTGTTTAAATTCTCAGAGTAACATCTTTAAGCAGGTCTCAGCACTGTCTACATTTTGCATGTGAGAACAAGATACTCAGGAAATTTTGATCAGGATTGGTGTAGTAAATGTCCAATATTATGTGCACCATTTCCAGGAAGATGAACTCTGTGTCTATATCTGATGACAGATCTTCAGTAAGAATCTTTCTGAGGTTATTCATTTCCATCCTGTTAGTTATCCCACCATATCCACTAGGCATTGAGTTGTACGAAGATAATTTCAGAGTACACCTTGTATTATCTTCAACTTAGTCAAAAGTTTATGCTTTAAACCACAATGCTATTAATGTGTCCTAGCTGTATGATGCATAAAATGAGCGTGTGTTGGTGGAGATAAAGTACAATTCAGGACTTATTAACTTATTAATGGTACTTTTGTACCTTCATTTCTGGGTTTGTTTCTTGTTCCATTGATGAAATGCAAATACTCAGTAAACAAGATAGAATTGCTACCTGTGAAATCACTTAGTTCATTATGAAACTCAAAATAGAGACTGAACCAAAGTGGAAATTGTACATTGGCATAAGTTCAGTTAAATATGTTAGACTATTAGAATTAGAAGTGACTTAGAATAGCTATAAGAATGACTTGACTtcaatgtgcctgagctaatgggagctcaccagctccaaCTGGACTTGGAATGAATGAGCACGAGatcaaactagttcctctgaatgtggttgacagttgggaaAGACTGAGGGgacaatgacaatggcactgggatttgtctctactgcacgtactggctttctgggctcctattctctttggatgtatactttgctcaacctacatgtagtggggagggccttggactttccacaaggcaagGAGACTtaccctctcttaagattgggggtgggtgggaggatgtgtggagggagtgggaggggaatgagaggaggggaggaagtagaaatttggattggtatttttttaaagtaataaaaaatagattaggatacacaacacacacacacacaatgacttGACTTTTGAACAGAAATCACCAAAATAAACttgtataaatatgaataaatgtctCAACCTTTTGTGCTTCCTAATTTATAAGATTATAACAGGCAGTCAAACACAAAATTCTGTTGGGAGGAAGCAATTAATACACCGTAAAGTTTTTATGGCAGTTCTTGGCAAATGAGAAACACGTGTTTGACTGAACTAAAGAGTAATGAATTAGAAAATAGATTCAGTCAGAAAAACATTTTGATTTGATTCTTAAACTGTTTACATGTTTGCTAACAATCTATAAAATTGAAATTGGGCGGAACATTGTTAAAGATTCTACAGATTTAATAACTTTTAGCCCTATAAGTTGCAATCATTTCTCTCAAGATCATGCCTTTATAGAAAATATCAAAGTACATGTTGCTTGATAATGTGATGTTCAATTTAACTTCTTAATCTTTTTGTAACTTTTGACACGTTGATACAGAGCATTCTTTGATTCTCTAGTAACCCTAATGGAGAACAGCACAGACATGACAGGGTTCATCCTGCTGGGACTTACTGATGACCAAGCCCTGGAGCTTCCTCTCTTTatcatcttcctcctcatctATACCATCACCGTGATGGGGAACCTGGGGATGATCCTGCTTATTGTCCTGGACTCTCAACTCCATACTCCCATGTATATTTTCCTTGGTAATCTATCACTGGTGGACTTCTGTTACTCTTCAGGAGTCACTCCGAAAGTTATGGCTGGGTTTCTAGTAGGAGACAAAGTCATGTCCTACAATGACTGTGCTACTCAGATGTTCTTTGTTACTGGCTTTGCTACTGTAGAAAATTACCTCTTGGCCtcaatggcctatgatcgctatgCAGCCGTGTGTAAGCCGCTACACTATACTACCACCAtgactacaggtgtgtgtgtatgcatgattgCAGGCTGCTATGCCTGTGGCTTCATGAATGCCTGCATCTACACTGGGGATGCATTCAGTCTCTCCTTCTGTGAGCCCTATGTAGTGCATCATTTCTTCTGTGATATTCCAGCAGTAATGGTACTCTCTTGTTTTGATAAACACATGAATGAGCTGATTCTTGTTTGTGTAGCCAGTTTCAATATCTTCTTTGCTCTCATTGTCATCTTAATATCCTACCTAATGATCTTTATCACAATCCTAAGGATGCACTCAGCAGCAGGGCATCAGAAGGCCATTTCCACCTGTGCATCCCATTTtactgctgtttttattttctatggtACTGTAATTTTTATGTACTTGCAGCCTAGCTCCAGTCATGCCATGGACACTGACAAAACTGTATCTGTGTTCTATACCATGGTCATCCCCATGTTGAACCCCCTGGTCTACAGTCTGAGGAACAAGGAAGTCAAGAGTGCGTTCAGAAAGATTGTTTTCAGGGCAAAATAGCATTTACAATACTGATTTTACACATTTGAGGTG contains these protein-coding regions:
- the LOC142851114 gene encoding olfactory receptor 5B3-like, coding for MENSTDMTGFILLGLTDDQALELPLFIIFLLIYTITVMGNLGMILLIVLDSQLHTPMYIFLGNLSLVDFCYSSGVTPKVMAGFLVGDKVMSYNDCATQMFFVTGFATVENYLLASMAYDRYAAVCKPLHYTTTMTTGVCVCMIAGCYACGFMNACIYTGDAFSLSFCEPYVVHHFFCDIPAVMVLSCFDKHMNELILVCVASFNIFFALIVILISYLMIFITILRMHSAAGHQKAISTCASHFTAVFIFYGTVIFMYLQPSSSHAMDTDKTVSVFYTMVIPMLNPLVYSLRNKEVKSAFRKIVFRAK